AGGAACTTGAGGATCTGGAACCGGCCGAGGATGAAACTACCGATGGTAATGATGAAGAATCACGATCCTAAGAGTACGTGAAAATTGAAGGAAGCGTTTCTGCTATTTGACGGAAGGAGCCGTCAGTTTCAGGCAGATGATTTGCGGCGGGCAGTAAATGCGGATGGGAAGGAGGCTGTACCCGATCCCGCGGGTGATGAGGATGGGATGACCGTCGATGTATTGCAGGCCGGAGATCACGTCATTATGTGGAATCTTGCCGATCAGGTCTCCCAATGGCCTGCCTCCCGGAAGGCAGATTTGCCCTCCATGCGTATGGCCTGAGACGGTTAGATTGACCCCGTCCGGGATAAGAGGGGCGATATTGTGGGAGTGGGACATGAGGATGTAGGGCATGTCTTTGCGTTCCCGTTTGGGTACTCCGTCCCTGATGACCATGGAACGTCGCGAAACGATGTCTCCCACTCCTCCAAGCTGGATGACGGCACCGTTTTTTCCGGTGATGGTTGTGGAACCCGGGTTGAAGACGCGGATGCCTGCTTTTTCCAGTTCTTTCTGGATGGCAGGCCATCCGTAATAAGTATCATGATTGCCGAGTACGGCATAGACTGGGGCTTTGCATTGTGCCAGCAGGGGAGCATAAACGGATGGAGCCATCGCGGACGATCCGTTGAAGCCGCTGGAGAAATCGCCGAGAAGGAGGACGGCATCCGGTTGTTGGGCATCGCAGATAGAAACGATCTTCAGAAGGAGGCTCTCGTCGCCGGGTGACAAATGGAGGTCGGAGATCAGGATGAGGCTTATTGATTTGTCCGTTCCCGTCCATTCCGGAATGTTCCATGTGAAGGATTCTTCCCTGATACTTAGCGAAGTAATCCATCCCCACAAGAAGATTGCTGCTATAATTGCCAATGTAATCCAAACTTTGCGAGAATAATGGGGGAGGGCAAATACGCGGAACATTGTCAAAGGCGGTAGAGGAGGGAATAAACGGAATAAGATTGCCGGCCAGGTTCTGTAAGCCAGATTCTGTCCACGTCTTTGCAGGCGCTGTGCGACCATTTTTCTCACCGGAAACCGGAGTTTCCGGCGCCCGCCCTTTTCAGGGGGCGGATGCGACTAATACCCGGAGATTCAGCGAGCAGGCTACTCTTCCCCTGTTTGTCTTGCATCGCGCGGGGTTTACCATGCCTCCTCGGTCACCCTTGGAGCGGTGAGCTCTTACCTCGCCTTTTCACCCTTACCCGGGCGAACCCGGGCGGTTTGTTTTCTGTGGCACTTTCCGTCCGGAAGGTCTTTGGACCTTCCGTCTCCCGCTTTCACGGGACACGCTGCCTTGTGATGTCCAGACTTTCCTCTATGCCTTCCCGAGAGAAGGTACAGCGGTCGCCCGAACCTGGCCGGCGCAACAGTTGATACCCGCTAGCCGGGACATGGTAAAGCACAAACTGGCTCTTTCGGTAGCGATCATGACGAAACGGCCTTTCCCGGGGCTGGGCGTTTTGAAACGAAGTAATTCCTGATACCGTCGGCGACGGAGCGAGCGTATTCCCGATAGATGGAGGGAAGCCTTTTTCCGGAAAAGTATTGGTAGCCGGCATAGTCGCCCATCACCATGCGACGTGCCGTGATGGAGTTGAGCATGGCATAAGGTTCGGTATAGATGACAGGACCGGGATAGAGGCAGTTTGCCAGGAGATTGCGGCACCAGAGGTAATCGTTGCCGGGGACTTCCTTGACTTTTTTGCTGGGAACGGCATACACGAATGGAGGGAGTTGCAGGCGCCGAACCATTGAGGCGGCTACATGAGCCGAGAGTTCCGCTTCGACGGGATGAACTTTACCCAGGAGTTTGGAAAGCATGCCCCGGCGCAATTCAGGATCGTCCAGTTCCTCGCGGGAGTAGGATCCGTTGAGGAGCAAATGGAGTTTGTCAACTGGCTTGGGGCCGGAACCGGCATCGAAGTGGATGCAGACGGTGAGATCGGGTTTGAACTCGCGGAGTTTGGCGGCGCGGGCATTGATTTCTACCCGGCGGACGAAAAACATGTCTGCTTCCCGTTGCAGGCTGGGAGTTACCTTGGTATTGCGCATTTTAGCAAGCCTTTTGGCAATGATTTCCGGGGTGAGGGTACTGACCGGCGTGGCGGAGTCGCGCAGGAGAAGGACATTCGCTCCCATGCCTTTGAGGTAGCGGGCGAGCAGTTCTGAGACGATGAGCGTGCTTGTGCCTTCGCGGACGGGATATTTGCCTTCGACGAGTGTTTCCCTCTGTTCACGGTAGGCCCACTTGCCGCCAAGATGTCCCGGATCAATGGCGATACGGACACCGTCGAGCGGTTTGCGTGATGTTTTCATTGGGGGGAGTTCCGACGGGGTTCTCCATGTTTTCCCAATGCCGGAGACCGGCGTATTCCATGGAATGAAACCATCGAACAGGGAGATGCCCCCCGATTTGGGAACAAGCCAGGAACGGCAATCCTCCGGATCGCAAAAAACGCGGTTCAGAATGCCGATGAGTTCCTGTTTGCTGGCATAGGGATTGCCGAGTGCCATGATTTCTTCCGGTGACGGACCACCGTAGGGGTAGAGGCGCTGGGAATCGTCTGCATCGGCTTGTCGGGCCGGGGCATGAACGGTCAGAAGCAGGACGGTGCACAGGAAGAGCAGACGCTTTTTGAAGCGGAGTGCGGGAGTACCGGGAACCATACCCGTTATGATGCCCTAAACTTTGCGGGCGTCAAGGGCTCCCTGATCCACCGTGATATGGAGAAGTTCACCGCAGGAAACGGCGTCGGGATTTCTTACAAGATTACCGGATTCCGTTCGGACAAGGGCGTATCCTCGGCGGAGGGTTTTCTCGGGGCTGGTTGCACGGATACGGGATTCCTGAAGGTCGATGGTAGCCTTGAGGGCTTGTAGTTTGTTGCGGACAGCTGTTTCGAGCTTTTGCCGCAGGACATCGAGTTGTTCTTTACGGTGTTCGTTCAGAATTTTGGGATGGCGGGATTTGATCTTAACTTCCAGGGCATCCAGCAGGTGGCTTTGCCGTGTCAGGCGGTTTCCGACGGATTCTCCTAGTTCATATTCGAGGGAGTCCAGTTCCTGGGCAAAGGGGGCGATCAAATCGGAGGGATGCGTCAATCGGCTGCGCTCATAGAATTCCAGATTGAGTCTGGCGCGGGAGAGCGTATGCGAAACCCTGGCCATTAGGGAACGCCGGGCCGTTTCGAGTTTCTGGAGAAGGGCTGGGCCGTCCGGTGTTGCGAGGACGGCAGCTGCCGTGGGGGTGGGGGCACGCAGGTCTGAGGCAAAGTCGGCAATGGTGAAGTCGATTTCATGCCCTACTCCGCTAATGACAGGGAGAGGACAGGCGACGATGGCTCGCGCGACGATTTCTTCGTTGAAGTTCCAGAGATCTTCAATGGAACCGCCGCCCCGGGCGACAATCAGGGTATCGATGGCGGGCAGTCCGTTGGAGGGAGCGTTGCCCCAGGCGCGGATAGCCGAGGCGATATGGACTTCCGCTCCTTCCCCCTGGACGGGGACCGGAATCAAATAGACGCGCACCCATGGGGCTCTCTCTTCAAAAATATGCCTCATGTCTTGCAGAGCGGCTCCTGTGGCGGAGGTGACCAGTCCGACAGCTTTCGGGAATGCGGGAATAGGTTTCTTGAGTTCGGGGGCGAAGAGGCCTTCGGCTTCCAGTTTCTGCTTCAATTCCATGAAGCGCATCTGGAGTTCCCCGATGCCGGATTCTTCCACCTTCGTCAGGTTCAACTGCACCTGTCCCCGTTTTTCATAGACTGAGGCTTCGCCAAAGACGCGCACCTTGAGCCCGTCGCGGAATTGGACTCGGCATGACGTAGCGCGGAAGCGGAAGAAGACACAGGAGATCTGCGCTCCAGCATCCTTCAGTGTAAAGTAGATGTGGCCGCTGGAGGGTATGCTGAGGTTGCTGATTTCGCCCTCGACCCATTGGGTGCCGACAGAAACGCGCACCGCATTGCCGATGCGGTCCATGAGCTGGGTGACCGATAGGGCGTTCCTGGCGGGATCGGGGGAGACGGAGCCCGGCTGTTGCAGGGAGAAAGCCATGGAGGGGGAATTAAATGTCGTGCTGGGTGAGCTTCAGGGCTTCGTAAGCGATTTGC
This is a stretch of genomic DNA from Akkermansia sp. N21116. It encodes these proteins:
- a CDS encoding metallophosphoesterase encodes the protein MFRVFALPHYSRKVWITLAIIAAIFLWGWITSLSIREESFTWNIPEWTGTDKSISLILISDLHLSPGDESLLLKIVSICDAQQPDAVLLLGDFSSGFNGSSAMAPSVYAPLLAQCKAPVYAVLGNHDTYYGWPAIQKELEKAGIRVFNPGSTTITGKNGAVIQLGGVGDIVSRRSMVIRDGVPKRERKDMPYILMSHSHNIAPLIPDGVNLTVSGHTHGGQICLPGGRPLGDLIGKIPHNDVISGLQYIDGHPILITRGIGYSLLPIRIYCPPQIICLKLTAPSVK
- the xseA gene encoding exodeoxyribonuclease VII large subunit, whose amino-acid sequence is MAFSLQQPGSVSPDPARNALSVTQLMDRIGNAVRVSVGTQWVEGEISNLSIPSSGHIYFTLKDAGAQISCVFFRFRATSCRVQFRDGLKVRVFGEASVYEKRGQVQLNLTKVEESGIGELQMRFMELKQKLEAEGLFAPELKKPIPAFPKAVGLVTSATGAALQDMRHIFEERAPWVRVYLIPVPVQGEGAEVHIASAIRAWGNAPSNGLPAIDTLIVARGGGSIEDLWNFNEEIVARAIVACPLPVISGVGHEIDFTIADFASDLRAPTPTAAAVLATPDGPALLQKLETARRSLMARVSHTLSRARLNLEFYERSRLTHPSDLIAPFAQELDSLEYELGESVGNRLTRQSHLLDALEVKIKSRHPKILNEHRKEQLDVLRQKLETAVRNKLQALKATIDLQESRIRATSPEKTLRRGYALVRTESGNLVRNPDAVSCGELLHITVDQGALDARKV
- a CDS encoding N-acetylmuramoyl-L-alanine amidase; protein product: MVPGTPALRFKKRLLFLCTVLLLTVHAPARQADADDSQRLYPYGGPSPEEIMALGNPYASKQELIGILNRVFCDPEDCRSWLVPKSGGISLFDGFIPWNTPVSGIGKTWRTPSELPPMKTSRKPLDGVRIAIDPGHLGGKWAYREQRETLVEGKYPVREGTSTLIVSELLARYLKGMGANVLLLRDSATPVSTLTPEIIAKRLAKMRNTKVTPSLQREADMFFVRRVEINARAAKLREFKPDLTVCIHFDAGSGPKPVDKLHLLLNGSYSREELDDPELRRGMLSKLLGKVHPVEAELSAHVAASMVRRLQLPPFVYAVPSKKVKEVPGNDYLWCRNLLANCLYPGPVIYTEPYAMLNSITARRMVMGDYAGYQYFSGKRLPSIYREYARSVADGIRNYFVSKRPAPGKAVSS